The sequence CCAGGTGCCGCCGCCCGTGCTGCGCTTTTTGCAGGAATGGGCACGCACGCCGGAATATGCCGAGATGCAGCAGGAGTGGCAGATGATTCGCCGCTATCAGGCCGCCTGGTCGCACGCGCCCTATCCGCCGGTGTTTGTCACCGTGGACGGCTTTGTGCGCTGCGCCGGCCACCTGCTGCTGGTGCAGCGCGGCCACCGTCCCGGCAAGGGCCTGTGGGCCCTGCCCGGCGGCTTTGTGGAGCCGCGCGACACGCTGTGGCAGTCCTGCCTGCGCGAGCTGCAGGAAGAAACCCAGTTCCCGCTGAGCGAGGCCCAGCTGCGTGAACGCCTGCAGGGCGTCGAAGTCTTTGACCACCCGGACCGCAGCCTGCGCGGGCGCACCATCACCCATGTGCATGCCCTGGACCTGGGGCCGGACTTGCCTTTGCCCGAAGTGGTCGGCGGCGACGACGCTGCGCGCGCCGAGTGGGTGCCGGAGTCTGCCCTGGCCGATATGGAAGGCCAGTTCTTCGAGGATCACTTCCACATCGTGCGCCGCTGCATGACCCGCTTTGCCGGCTGGGAACTGCCGCTGCGCGCAGAATAAACAGGCAACCGTCCACTCCCATTTACCTAGCTTCTGCAGCGCTCCCGGTATGCGTTGCGGCCATTTTTGACTGATAGCCTCCAATGTCCTCTCTGCACATCCGCCCCGCCACGCCGGGCGACACCGACACCATCCTGCACTTCATCCGCGAGCTGGCCATCTACGAAAAAGCCGAGCATGAGGCCCAGGCCACGCCCGAGCATCTGCAGCGCACCCTGTTTGCACCACAGCCCGCGGTGTTCGGCCTGGTCTGCGAACTCGATGGCGCGCCCA comes from Comamonas sp. GB3 AK4-5 and encodes:
- a CDS encoding bifunctional nicotinamide-nucleotide adenylyltransferase/Nudix hydroxylase encodes the protein MPPAQTTTAPHTAVLIGRFQPLHRGHLALVQQALALAEQVVVVIGSAWQARNPKNPFTWQERAALLRESLSAADQARLRLVPLRDFYDEPRWVAAVQQAVQAQVPAGARVALVGHFKDVSSAYLARFPGWELTSLPRQGDFDATPVRDAYLGTPAEQLSALWPALDTQVPPPVLRFLQEWARTPEYAEMQQEWQMIRRYQAAWSHAPYPPVFVTVDGFVRCAGHLLLVQRGHRPGKGLWALPGGFVEPRDTLWQSCLRELQEETQFPLSEAQLRERLQGVEVFDHPDRSLRGRTITHVHALDLGPDLPLPEVVGGDDAARAEWVPESALADMEGQFFEDHFHIVRRCMTRFAGWELPLRAE